One part of the Streptomyces sp. NBC_00286 genome encodes these proteins:
- a CDS encoding SDR family oxidoreductase, translating to MTVAVTGASGQLGRLVVEALLLTDTPVVAIVRNRASAAKLAERGVDVRQATYDDPRLLDKALAGVQRLLLVSGSDFGVRVGQHVNVIRAAERAHVGLLAYTSIPNAHRNQMVMAQDHKATEAALVDADVPHTFLRNGWYWENYIPNLARAVETGVMYGAARDGRVSGAARADLAEAAATVLTTEGHAGHIYELGGDAVTYAGLAAAMSDAAGKPVRYQDLPPEDFTAALERAGVPTGFAQVLTDADLRIAEDALLVDSDDLAGLIGRPATPAVDVFRAALDRE from the coding sequence ATGACTGTCGCGGTAACCGGTGCCAGCGGACAGCTGGGACGCCTCGTCGTCGAGGCGCTTCTGCTCACGGATACGCCGGTAGTGGCCATCGTTCGAAACCGTGCCAGTGCCGCCAAGCTGGCCGAACGCGGCGTGGATGTCCGACAAGCGACGTACGACGACCCCAGACTGCTCGACAAGGCACTCGCGGGCGTCCAGAGACTCCTGCTTGTCTCGGGCAGCGACTTCGGCGTCCGGGTTGGTCAGCACGTCAACGTGATTCGCGCCGCCGAGCGGGCGCATGTAGGGCTTCTCGCCTACACCAGCATCCCGAATGCGCATCGCAACCAGATGGTCATGGCGCAGGACCACAAGGCAACCGAGGCGGCGCTCGTCGATGCCGACGTGCCGCACACGTTCTTGCGCAACGGCTGGTACTGGGAGAACTACATACCTAACCTGGCGCGTGCCGTGGAGACCGGTGTCATGTACGGTGCCGCCCGCGACGGTCGCGTCTCCGGCGCCGCCCGCGCCGACCTCGCAGAGGCGGCCGCCACCGTACTCACGACAGAGGGCCACGCCGGCCACATCTACGAGCTCGGGGGCGATGCCGTCACGTATGCAGGCTTGGCAGCAGCCATGTCTGACGCAGCCGGCAAGCCGGTGCGGTACCAAGACCTTCCACCGGAGGACTTCACCGCCGCCCTGGAGCGGGCCGGCGTGCCGACCGGATTCGCGCAGGTGCTGACCGACGCCGACCTGCGCATCGCCGAGGACGCTCTGCTCGTCGACAGCGACGACCTCGCCGGACTCATAGGCCGCCCAGCGACTCCGGCGGTCGATGTTTTCCGCGCGGCTCTCGATCGAGAGTGA